One Edaphobacter flagellatus genomic region harbors:
- the carB gene encoding carbamoyl-phosphate synthase large subunit: MPRRNDIAKILVIGSGPIVIGQSAEFDYSGTQACKALKAEDYEVVLINSNPASIMTDPEVADRTYIEPLSAAYLEEVIRVEAAMMKPGDGKFAVLPTVGGQTALNLAVDLADSGFLEKQNVELIGAKLEAIKKAEDRLLFKDAMNKIGLDMPKSQLVNTVSAGLEFAAKIGFPTVIRPSFTLGGSGGGIAYNREEMTEILSRGLDLSPVHECLIEESVLGWKEYELEVVRDLKDNVIIICSIENFDPMGVHTGDSITVAPAQTLTDREYQVMRDAAIRVIREIGVETGGSNVQFAVNPVTGRMTVIEMNPRVSRSSALASKATGFPIAKIAARLAVGYTLDEIQNDITKATPACFEPTIDYVVVKIPKWQFEKFPGADETLGPQMKSVGEVMAIGRTFKEAMMKAVRSLETGKKATADDIEPRRLTQRLVTPHPERLAYVRYAFERGMTVREVARITTMDPWFLYQIKQITDEIKAIGDTSVDTVTAEQLRTAKRMGISDERLAAVWGLVGAAGTAKVRALRKKLGVKPVYKLVDTCAAEFESFTPYLYSCYDEEDEAAPTDKKKIIILGSGPNRIGQGIEFDYCCCHAAFALREDGYETIMINCNPETVSTDYDTSDRLYFEPLTLEDVLAVYEHEASAGAEIGMIVQFGGQTPLNLSLPLKNAGVPVIGTSPESIDLAEDRKRFGKLIEDLKIPQPQGAMATSVDEAVAGANRVGYPVLVRPSYVLGGRAMVIAYDDASVLHYMTTAIEYSQERPVLIDHFLEDATEVDVDALCDGDDVIIAGIMQHIEEAGIHSGDSSCVLPAVDLSADVLDTIRDYTRKLAMALEVRGLVNIQFAIQHGKVYVIEVNPRASRTVPYVSKATGVPLAKIASRIMVGQKLKALLPAQVASGKDLGTGAHFFVKSPVFPWGKFQGVDPVLGPEMRSTGEVMGVADNFGEAFAKAQIAAGQVLPTQGNVFLSVNDHDKAGVATLARQFVEMGFHLVATHGTAAVLEEAGLQPERVYKVKEGRPNVVDFIKGGRIQLIINTPRGQDTFFDEKAIRRAAVLARIPTITTLAAARAAAEGIAALQRGTLNVIALQELHASRSEVTV, encoded by the coding sequence ATGCCACGCAGAAACGACATCGCGAAGATACTTGTGATCGGCTCCGGGCCGATCGTCATTGGCCAGTCGGCGGAGTTCGACTACTCCGGCACGCAGGCCTGTAAGGCGCTCAAGGCCGAGGACTATGAAGTCGTGTTGATCAACTCGAATCCGGCCTCGATCATGACTGACCCCGAGGTTGCCGACCGCACCTATATCGAGCCACTGAGCGCTGCTTATCTTGAAGAGGTTATCCGCGTCGAGGCTGCGATGATGAAGCCTGGCGACGGCAAGTTTGCTGTGCTGCCGACCGTTGGCGGACAGACCGCACTCAACCTCGCCGTCGATCTCGCCGACTCTGGCTTTCTCGAAAAGCAAAACGTCGAGCTGATTGGCGCGAAGCTCGAAGCCATCAAGAAGGCTGAAGATCGCTTGCTCTTCAAGGATGCGATGAACAAGATCGGCCTCGATATGCCGAAGTCGCAGTTAGTGAATACGGTGAGCGCAGGGCTGGAATTTGCCGCGAAGATCGGTTTCCCAACGGTCATCCGCCCAAGCTTTACCCTCGGCGGATCGGGCGGTGGCATCGCCTACAACCGCGAGGAGATGACCGAGATCCTCTCGCGCGGGCTCGATCTCAGCCCGGTTCACGAGTGCCTGATCGAAGAGAGTGTGCTTGGCTGGAAGGAGTACGAACTTGAGGTTGTCCGCGATCTGAAGGACAACGTCATCATCATCTGCTCGATCGAGAACTTCGACCCGATGGGCGTGCATACCGGCGACTCCATCACGGTCGCCCCGGCACAGACGCTGACCGACCGCGAGTACCAGGTAATGCGCGATGCTGCCATCCGCGTCATTCGCGAGATCGGTGTTGAGACCGGCGGCTCGAACGTGCAGTTTGCCGTCAATCCCGTTACGGGCCGCATGACCGTGATCGAGATGAACCCTCGTGTCTCGCGCTCATCCGCTCTCGCCTCGAAGGCCACCGGCTTCCCGATCGCGAAGATCGCCGCGCGTCTCGCTGTCGGCTACACGCTCGACGAGATTCAGAACGACATTACCAAGGCCACACCTGCCTGCTTCGAGCCGACGATCGACTACGTGGTCGTCAAGATTCCGAAGTGGCAGTTCGAGAAGTTCCCCGGCGCCGACGAGACGCTCGGTCCGCAGATGAAATCGGTTGGCGAAGTGATGGCTATCGGCCGCACCTTCAAGGAAGCGATGATGAAGGCCGTGCGTTCGCTTGAGACCGGCAAAAAAGCGACTGCCGACGACATCGAGCCACGCCGCCTGACGCAGCGCCTCGTAACGCCGCATCCGGAGCGCCTCGCTTATGTGCGTTATGCCTTCGAACGCGGCATGACTGTTCGCGAGGTCGCGCGCATCACGACGATGGATCCGTGGTTCCTCTACCAGATCAAGCAGATCACCGACGAGATCAAGGCCATCGGCGACACAAGCGTCGATACTGTCACCGCCGAACAGCTGCGCACCGCCAAACGTATGGGCATTTCCGACGAACGGCTCGCTGCCGTCTGGGGGTTGGTTGGAGCGGCAGGCACAGCAAAGGTGCGCGCTCTGCGCAAGAAGCTCGGCGTCAAGCCGGTCTATAAGCTGGTCGATACCTGCGCCGCAGAGTTCGAGAGTTTTACGCCGTATCTCTATAGCTGCTACGACGAGGAAGACGAGGCAGCGCCGACGGACAAGAAAAAGATCATCATCCTCGGCAGCGGCCCCAACCGTATCGGGCAGGGAATTGAGTTCGACTACTGCTGCTGCCACGCGGCTTTCGCTCTGCGCGAAGATGGTTACGAGACGATCATGATCAATTGCAATCCTGAGACCGTCTCGACCGACTATGACACGTCCGATCGTCTCTACTTCGAGCCGCTGACACTTGAGGACGTGCTTGCCGTCTATGAGCACGAAGCATCGGCTGGTGCAGAGATCGGCATGATCGTACAGTTTGGCGGACAGACACCGCTCAATCTATCGCTGCCGCTCAAGAACGCTGGTGTGCCGGTCATCGGCACTTCGCCGGAATCCATCGATCTCGCAGAAGACCGCAAGCGTTTCGGCAAGCTGATCGAAGACCTCAAGATTCCGCAGCCGCAGGGTGCGATGGCGACCAGCGTGGACGAGGCCGTAGCCGGTGCGAACCGCGTCGGTTATCCCGTGCTCGTGCGTCCCTCCTACGTGCTCGGTGGGCGTGCGATGGTCATCGCATATGATGACGCCTCCGTGCTGCACTACATGACGACTGCGATCGAATACTCGCAGGAGCGTCCAGTTCTGATCGATCATTTCCTCGAAGATGCGACAGAGGTCGACGTCGATGCACTCTGCGATGGAGACGATGTCATCATCGCGGGCATCATGCAGCACATCGAGGAGGCCGGCATTCACTCCGGCGACTCCTCCTGCGTGCTTCCGGCCGTCGATCTCAGTGCCGACGTGCTCGACACGATCCGTGACTACACACGCAAGCTGGCGATGGCACTCGAAGTCCGCGGTCTGGTCAACATCCAGTTCGCGATCCAGCACGGCAAGGTGTACGTAATCGAAGTCAATCCACGCGCCTCGCGCACGGTGCCGTATGTCTCGAAGGCGACGGGCGTGCCGCTGGCGAAGATTGCCTCGCGCATCATGGTTGGCCAAAAGCTCAAGGCGCTTCTTCCAGCACAGGTTGCCTCGGGCAAGGACCTCGGCACGGGCGCGCACTTCTTCGTCAAATCGCCGGTCTTCCCATGGGGCAAGTTTCAGGGAGTCGATCCGGTGCTCGGACCTGAGATGCGCTCGACAGGCGAGGTGATGGGCGTTGCCGACAACTTCGGCGAGGCCTTTGCCAAGGCCCAGATCGCAGCCGGACAAGTATTGCCGACCCAGGGTAACGTTTTCCTCAGCGTCAACGATCATGACAAGGCAGGCGTTGCAACGCTGGCGCGTCAGTTCGTCGAGATGGGCTTCCACCTCGTTGCAACACACGGAACTGCGGCCGTGCTTGAAGAAGCTGGTCTGCAGCCGGAGCGTGTCTACAAGGTGAAGGAAGGCCGTCCCAACGTGGTGGACTTCATCAAGGGCGGCCGTATCCAGCTCATCATCAATACGCCGCGTGGCCAGGATACCTTCTTCGACGAGAAGGCGATTCGCCGCGCCGCTGTGCTCGCACGTATCCCGACGATCACCACGCTGGCCGCTGCACGCGCCGCAGCCGAGGGCATCGCTGCCTTACAGCGGGGTACGTTGAATGTGATTGCGTTACAGGAGCTTCACGCCAGCCGGAGCGAAGTGACGGTCTAG
- a CDS encoding dihydrodipicolinate synthase family protein, whose product MLLEGLHLPVTTPFYSDGRLNLRKIEHNVDRYSRTPAAGIAVLSDVGEPEMLSDEETREALSAAISLAAETKVMLAGVSRASVAGALNLAEFAAKANYDAVLLKAPARRPEAERLLFLQAVSDRSALPVVMYSTNDAPLPVEVIAEMAAHSQVLGLADEDAAASRIAAVRAATASVSRQVTVTTVFAAATGRMLATQAGEGAATFIAAENLGGGAAVATAPPKPALKTRTKTVGFQILTANSAGMLAGLRAGAVGAMPAFAACAPQATYEVFAAWKDDDEPLADEKQARVAPAIQLIENELGVAGIRYASDLNGYFGGRPRLPGLPINGEAQRRVERVMQGVRN is encoded by the coding sequence ATGTTGCTTGAAGGTCTCCACCTGCCCGTTACGACCCCGTTTTATTCCGATGGCCGTCTGAACCTCCGCAAGATCGAACACAACGTCGATCGTTACTCGCGGACGCCTGCCGCCGGAATCGCCGTGCTCAGCGATGTCGGGGAGCCGGAAATGCTCTCCGACGAGGAGACCCGCGAGGCATTGAGCGCCGCCATCAGCCTGGCAGCCGAGACAAAGGTGATGCTCGCAGGTGTTTCGCGCGCCAGCGTTGCAGGGGCACTCAATCTGGCTGAATTTGCCGCAAAGGCGAATTACGACGCCGTGCTTCTCAAGGCTCCTGCAAGACGACCTGAAGCCGAGCGGCTGCTCTTCCTGCAGGCCGTTTCCGACCGCTCCGCATTGCCGGTCGTGATGTACTCGACGAATGATGCTCCGCTTCCGGTGGAGGTGATCGCCGAAATGGCTGCACACTCACAGGTGCTTGGATTAGCGGATGAAGACGCAGCGGCTAGCCGCATCGCGGCGGTTCGCGCGGCCACGGCAAGCGTAAGCCGCCAGGTGACGGTGACTACAGTATTCGCCGCTGCCACAGGCCGCATGTTGGCCACGCAGGCCGGAGAGGGAGCCGCAACCTTCATCGCTGCCGAAAACCTTGGCGGAGGGGCCGCCGTAGCCACAGCGCCCCCCAAGCCTGCGCTGAAAACGCGCACCAAGACCGTTGGCTTTCAGATCTTGACGGCCAACTCCGCAGGAATGCTTGCAGGACTTCGTGCCGGAGCGGTTGGAGCGATGCCCGCTTTCGCTGCCTGTGCTCCGCAGGCGACCTACGAGGTCTTTGCTGCATGGAAGGACGATGACGAGCCGCTGGCCGACGAGAAGCAGGCACGAGTGGCTCCAGCCATTCAGCTTATTGAGAACGAGCTGGGCGTTGCTGGCATTCGTTACGCTTCCGACCTGAACGGCTACTTCGGTGGACGCCCACGCCTCCCCGGACTTCCCATCAACGGAGAAGCGCAGCGCCGCGTCGAGCGCGTGATGCAAGGAGTTAGGAACTAA
- a CDS encoding S9 family peptidase: MTESATLPPVARRDSTPTTLHGQTLEDDYRWLRDKGSPEVTAYLEAENAYTASVMKSTEELQTKLYAEMLSHIKETDESVPFLDRGWFYYTRTVEGSQYPIQCRRKAVNGTYDQEQTEEIILDVNKLAEGQPFMAVGAMTVSPDGQKLAYSTDNTGFRQYTLHIRDLSTGADLADTAERVGSLVWAADSHTLFYTTEDEITKRQDKLFRHRLGDPIDDDALIYEEKDERFNVGVGRSRDGKYLFMEAGSHTTNECSYLPADTPGGVFLVIAPRKDEQEYYVDHRDGLFYIRVNDTGKNFRVVTVPVDGGGREDWKEFVPEDKEVPLEDFDVFANFCVLSKRELGLTTLEVCAFHPDGTLLPGRKISFPEPTYTALGNINREFATEKFRYSYQSLVSPASIYDYDVRTGASTLLKQQEVPGGFDSSRYASERIWATAKDGVKVPVSIVYRRDSFKQDSSNPLYIYGYGSYGYPLPVGFSAARLSLLDRGVVLAYAHIRGGGDLGDAWHDAGKMMVKRNTFTDFIAVVETLVAEGYGAKDRVAIEGGSAGGLLMGAVVNERPDLFSVVLSHVPFVDVMNTMLDATLPLTVAEYEEWGNPNEPEAFSYMRSYSPYDNLKPGNYPAMLVKTSLNDSQVMYWEPAKYVAKLRTLKQNSTPLLLHINMDAGHGGASGRYDYLKEIAFDYAFLLTQLGVV, encoded by the coding sequence ATGACTGAAAGTGCTACTCTGCCTCCGGTTGCCCGCCGTGATTCCACCCCCACCACGCTGCATGGACAAACGCTCGAAGACGACTATCGCTGGCTGCGGGACAAGGGCTCCCCTGAGGTAACCGCCTATCTTGAGGCCGAGAATGCCTACACCGCTTCCGTCATGAAGTCCACCGAAGAGCTGCAAACGAAGCTCTACGCGGAGATGCTCTCGCACATCAAAGAGACAGACGAGTCTGTTCCCTTCCTCGATCGCGGCTGGTTCTACTACACACGCACGGTTGAGGGCAGCCAGTATCCGATCCAATGCAGGAGAAAGGCCGTCAACGGCACTTACGATCAGGAGCAGACGGAAGAGATCATCCTCGACGTCAACAAGCTGGCTGAAGGACAGCCGTTCATGGCCGTCGGAGCCATGACAGTCAGCCCGGACGGACAGAAACTGGCTTACTCAACCGACAACACAGGCTTTCGGCAGTACACATTGCATATTCGCGATCTGAGTACCGGCGCCGATCTGGCGGACACAGCCGAGCGAGTCGGATCGCTGGTGTGGGCGGCGGACTCGCACACGCTCTTCTATACGACCGAAGACGAGATCACGAAGCGGCAGGACAAGCTCTTCCGTCACCGGCTGGGTGATCCAATCGACGATGACGCGCTGATCTACGAAGAAAAGGATGAGCGGTTCAATGTCGGTGTCGGCCGGTCGCGCGATGGCAAGTACCTGTTTATGGAGGCCGGCAGCCATACAACGAACGAATGCAGCTATCTCCCCGCGGATACTCCGGGCGGCGTCTTTCTGGTGATTGCGCCTCGCAAGGACGAGCAGGAATATTATGTCGATCATCGCGATGGTCTGTTTTATATCCGCGTCAATGACACAGGCAAAAACTTCCGCGTCGTGACTGTACCAGTGGACGGCGGTGGGCGCGAGGATTGGAAGGAGTTCGTCCCGGAGGACAAGGAGGTGCCGCTGGAGGACTTCGACGTCTTCGCCAACTTCTGTGTCTTATCCAAGCGTGAACTGGGACTGACGACGCTTGAGGTCTGCGCGTTCCATCCGGACGGAACGCTTCTTCCGGGCAGAAAGATCAGCTTTCCTGAGCCCACCTATACTGCGCTGGGCAACATCAACCGGGAGTTTGCCACAGAGAAGTTCCGATATAGCTACCAGTCTCTTGTCTCTCCGGCATCGATCTATGACTATGACGTCAGAACCGGCGCCTCCACACTACTGAAGCAGCAGGAAGTACCCGGCGGCTTCGACTCATCGCGGTACGCTTCGGAGCGCATCTGGGCTACGGCAAAAGATGGAGTGAAGGTGCCGGTGTCGATTGTTTATCGACGAGATTCCTTCAAGCAAGACTCGAGCAATCCTCTCTATATCTATGGATACGGGTCATATGGCTATCCGCTTCCAGTCGGATTCAGTGCTGCGAGGCTCTCGCTTCTTGACCGCGGAGTGGTGCTAGCCTACGCCCACATCCGCGGCGGCGGCGACCTGGGAGATGCCTGGCATGATGCCGGAAAGATGATGGTGAAGCGCAACACCTTTACCGACTTCATCGCCGTTGTTGAGACGCTGGTCGCCGAAGGCTACGGAGCAAAAGACCGCGTTGCCATCGAAGGCGGAAGCGCTGGCGGACTGCTGATGGGAGCCGTGGTCAACGAGCGGCCGGATCTTTTCAGCGTCGTCCTGTCCCACGTCCCCTTTGTGGACGTGATGAACACGATGCTGGATGCCACACTGCCGCTAACGGTAGCCGAGTATGAGGAATGGGGAAACCCGAATGAGCCTGAGGCGTTCTCCTACATGCGTTCGTATTCGCCATACGACAACCTGAAGCCTGGGAACTATCCGGCGATGCTGGTGAAGACCAGCCTGAATGACTCGCAGGTGATGTATTGGGAGCCAGCTAAATATGTGGCGAAGCTGAGGACGCTGAAGCAGAACTCCACTCCCTTGCTGCTGCACATCAACATGGACGCAGGGCATGGAGGCGCCTCAGGCCGGTACGACTACCTGAAGGAAATCGCCTTCGACTATGCGTTCCTGCTGACGCAGCTCGGAGTCGTATAA
- a CDS encoding DUF4142 domain-containing protein, translated as MAVFPSTNLFAQNDPMAPPASQTQPNQPGRAQAPTVSMRDSSGAPDDAAQEMKDKMFLRKATEDGLAQVELGKLASTKASSSDIKEFGQKVADDHARLNDSMAQVADAIGMRLPKKLNKTDQAQYDRLNGLSGEAFDKEYLACIVKEHHEDLRAFRFESQTTNDSQLRAAVDKAAKVIHEHLVMANKLAEQNGVPLPHRENKPAPPTP; from the coding sequence ATGGCAGTTTTTCCCTCGACAAATCTTTTTGCGCAGAACGATCCGATGGCGCCGCCTGCATCGCAGACACAGCCCAACCAGCCGGGACGCGCGCAGGCTCCCACCGTGTCCATGCGCGATTCCAGCGGAGCGCCTGACGATGCAGCTCAGGAAATGAAGGACAAGATGTTCCTGCGCAAGGCTACCGAAGATGGTCTCGCGCAGGTGGAGCTTGGGAAACTGGCTTCGACGAAGGCCAGTTCGTCGGACATCAAGGAGTTTGGGCAAAAAGTAGCTGACGACCACGCCAGGCTCAATGACTCGATGGCGCAGGTAGCGGATGCGATCGGCATGCGTCTCCCAAAGAAGCTCAACAAAACAGATCAAGCCCAGTATGACCGGCTCAACGGGCTAAGCGGAGAGGCTTTTGACAAGGAATACCTGGCTTGCATCGTCAAAGAGCATCACGAAGACCTGCGCGCATTCCGCTTTGAATCGCAGACGACCAACGATTCACAGCTTAGGGCTGCCGTCGATAAAGCCGCCAAGGTGATTCACGAGCATCTCGTGATGGCCAATAAGCTTGCGGAACAGAATGGAGTTCCTCTGCCGCATCGCGAAAACAAACCGGCGCCTCCAACACCGTAG
- a CDS encoding TPM domain-containing protein — MNRVLRWLSVVILLLAPAAPLVAESVKSLPAPAGYINDFAGVLSPATKDNLESLCTQVDRQAHAQIAVITVNTLDNDQTIEEFATELEDKWGVGNKDDRGVLMIFVMKPRKGRIEVGYGLEGILNDAKVGDIGRSMVPAANQGDYNTAIPLGVRQIANVIATDAGVALSSDGHVYRRQRASGQQPVQLSLMQVVIGGGVILLLLIVLARTGNMGLIFFLLGNLMGGGGGGGYRDRDGDGGGFGGFGGGRSGGGGANF, encoded by the coding sequence ATGAATCGCGTCCTCCGATGGTTGAGCGTCGTCATCCTGCTTCTTGCGCCGGCGGCGCCGCTTGTCGCGGAATCGGTCAAATCTCTTCCGGCTCCGGCTGGTTATATCAACGACTTTGCCGGAGTCCTGTCACCTGCGACAAAAGACAATCTGGAATCGCTCTGCACCCAGGTCGATCGCCAGGCACATGCGCAGATCGCCGTCATCACCGTCAACACGCTCGACAACGATCAGACCATCGAAGAATTTGCGACCGAGCTTGAAGATAAATGGGGCGTAGGGAACAAGGACGACCGTGGTGTCCTGATGATCTTCGTCATGAAGCCGCGGAAGGGTCGCATCGAGGTAGGCTACGGTCTTGAAGGCATTTTGAACGATGCCAAGGTCGGCGACATCGGCCGCTCCATGGTCCCGGCCGCCAATCAAGGCGACTACAACACCGCAATCCCTCTGGGAGTTCGCCAGATAGCAAACGTTATTGCTACGGATGCTGGTGTAGCGTTGTCCTCTGACGGTCATGTTTACAGAAGGCAGAGAGCCTCTGGGCAGCAGCCTGTTCAACTCTCGCTGATGCAGGTGGTTATCGGTGGCGGAGTTATCCTCCTGCTGTTGATCGTCCTCGCCCGCACAGGGAATATGGGCCTGATCTTCTTTCTGCTCGGAAACCTGATGGGTGGTGGCGGTGGAGGAGGCTACCGCGACCGTGACGGTGATGGTGGCGGCTTTGGAGGCTTCGGCGGAGGACGTTCCGGAGGTGGCGGCGCTAATTTCTAA
- a CDS encoding LemA family protein: MKPLWIVLGVIGLIILVLLFAGGSYVSTRNTLVEKNEAINQAYSQVNVVQQRRLDLIPNLVASVKGYVAEESTILTNIANARAGVLAAGSDHAANIDANRKLDVALGPFFRLQEQYPNLKGNDQFMRLNDELAGTENRIAVERQRYNKVLEDYNVYVRQFPNNIWAGMSGFHYRDEYFKGDASNSVAPKVDFSK, translated from the coding sequence ATGAAACCACTATGGATTGTGCTGGGTGTCATTGGCCTCATCATCCTCGTGCTGCTTTTTGCAGGCGGCAGCTACGTCAGCACCAGAAACACACTGGTCGAAAAGAACGAAGCCATTAATCAGGCTTACTCGCAGGTCAATGTCGTCCAGCAGCGCAGGCTCGACCTCATTCCGAACCTCGTCGCTTCGGTGAAGGGATATGTTGCTGAGGAATCAACCATATTGACCAACATCGCCAATGCCCGCGCTGGTGTCCTCGCTGCGGGGTCTGACCACGCGGCAAACATCGATGCCAACCGCAAGCTCGACGTCGCCCTGGGGCCGTTCTTCCGCCTGCAGGAGCAGTATCCCAACCTGAAGGGCAACGACCAGTTCATGCGCTTGAACGACGAGCTGGCAGGAACGGAAAATCGTATTGCCGTCGAGCGCCAGCGTTACAACAAGGTGCTTGAGGACTACAATGTGTACGTTCGGCAGTTCCCCAATAACATCTGGGCAGGCATGTCCGGATTCCACTATCGCGATGAGTACTTCAAGGGGGACGCCTCAAACAGCGTCGCGCCCAAGGTCGACTTCTCAAAATAG